The stretch of DNA ATCGTTCAGGAATTCTTCGAGCGGGATGAGCGCTTCGGATTTCAGGCCGGCGTTGACGACCACGAAATTGTGGTCGATGCGCACGACTTCGGCGCTGATGACCTCGCCGGACTTCATGTCCTGGCTCTTGAGGCTTTGGGCAAACAGGTCGGCAAAGCTTTCGCCGCCGGTAGCTTGGTTAAGGGAAGACATTTAGGTTAAAGGTCCTGGCCGGAATTGGCCGTTAAAAATACACACCGCGACGCACGCAGTGGAGTGGTAAAACCTGCCGCCGCCACTCGGAATCGAACACGGCCGACAGGACGTTGCTGCTTAAAAAACGCACATCAATATGCGGAGATTACTTTCCACATATCCAACACGGCTTGCACCGTTTGCTCGAGGGTCAAGCATGACGAATCGAGCTCGCGGGCATCTTGCGCAGGCTTCAGCGGCGCAGCGGCGCGCTGCATGTCACGCGCGTCCCGCGCCCGCAAATCTTGCAAAAGCTCTTCTATATTAGCAGAAATTCCCTTATTGATCAATTGCTTATGGCGTCTTTTCGCCCTAGCCTCGGCGGCCGCGACAAGAAAGACCTTCAAGGGCGCATCGGGAAAGACAACCGTCCCCATATCCCGACCATCAGCCACCAGCCCCGGCGCGACCCGAAAAGCCCGCTGCCGCTCCAGGAGCGCGCGGCGCAGATCAGGGTAGCCGGCGATACGCGAGGCCAGGTTGCCGACCTGCTCCTGGCGAATGGCGTCAGTGACATCCTCGCCCTTCAGGTAGATGCATTCGCTCTGGAATCGCACGTCCAGCCGCGCGGCGGCCTGGGCCAGGGCGGGCGCATCCTCGACCGCGATGCCGCGCCTGAGCGCAGCCAGGGCGGTCAGGCGATAAAGCGCGCCGCTGTCCAGCACCGACCAGCCCAGGGCCTGCGCGACGAGATGGGCCACGGAACCCTTGCCGGAGG from Bordetella sp. FB-8 encodes:
- the cmk gene encoding (d)CMP kinase, whose translation is MNPIPVIAIDGPTASGKGSVAHLVAQALGWSVLDSGALYRLTALAALRRGIAVEDAPALAQAAARLDVRFQSECIYLKGEDVTDAIRQEQVGNLASRIAGYPDLRRALLERQRAFRVAPGLVADGRDMGTVVFPDAPLKVFLVAAAEARAKRRHKQLINKGISANIEELLQDLRARDARDMQRAAAPLKPAQDARELDSSCLTLEQTVQAVLDMWKVISAY